A single window of Gossypium hirsutum isolate 1008001.06 chromosome A10, Gossypium_hirsutum_v2.1, whole genome shotgun sequence DNA harbors:
- the LOC107915933 gene encoding 1-aminocyclopropane-1-carboxylate synthase: MGLLSRRATCNTHGQDSSYFLGWQEYKKNPYNEVNNPNGIIQMGLAENQLCLDLLEPWLMKNPDALGLKRDGISIFKELALFQDYNGFPAFKRALVDFMGEIRGNKVSFDPNHVVLTAGATSANETLMFCLADQGDAFLLPTPYYPGFDRDLRWRTGVEIVPIHCTSSNGFKVTLPAIEQAYRQAQKRKLRVKGVLITNPSNPLGTTMARDELYLLINFIEDKQIHLISDEIYAGTVFTSPSFVSVMEVLKDRNLDQTQVWERVHIVYSLSKDLGLPGFRVGAIYSNDPVVVSAAIKMSSFGLVSSQTQYLLSAMLFDKKFTKEYMSENHKRLQKQQKDLVSGLEKAGIRCLDSNAGLFCWVDMRHLLKSNTFEAEMELWQKIVYHVKINISPGSSCHCIEPGWFRVCFANMLESTLKLAIQRLKSFVSSIAMKSQSHQELKSLRRKARNNWVSRLSLQSFYDREQDTTTEVSFSYRPHFMSLSNIAATLDAAA; encoded by the exons ATGGGGTTATTGTCAAGAAGAGCCACTTGTAACACTCATGGGCAAGATTCTTCTTACTTTCTAGGATGGCAGGAATATAAGAAAAACCCCTACAATGAAGTCAACAACCCTAATGGTATTATCCAGATGGGTCTTGCAGAAAATCAG CTCTGCTTGGATCTTCTTGAACCATGGCTGATGAAAAACCCAGATGCACTGGGTTTGAAGAGAGATGGGATATCCATATTCAAAGAGCTTGCTCTTTTCCAAGATTATAATGGCTTCCCTGCATTCAAAAGG GCATTGGTTGATTTCATGGGTGAAATCCGAGGAAACAAAGTAAGTTTTGACCCAAATCATGTAGTTCTCACTGCTGGTGCAACCTCCGCCAATGAAACTCTTATGTTTTGTCTCGCTGATCAAGGCGACGCTTTTCTTCTTCCTACGCCATATTACCCAGG TTTTGATAGAGATCTGAGGTGGCGAACTGGGGTTGAAATAGTACCCATACATTGTACCAGTTCTAATGGCTTCAAAGTCACTTTACCCGCCATCGAACAAGCTTATCGACAAGCTCAAAAAAGGAAGCTGAGAGTGAAAGGGGTTTTAATCACCAACCCTTCTAACCCACTGGGGACGACAATGGCGAGAGACGAATTGTATTTACTCATCAACTTCATTGAAGACAAACAAATTCATTTAATCAGCGATGAAATTTACGCCGGCACTGTTTTCACCTCTCCATCCTTCGTAAGTGTAATGGAAGTTTTAAAAGATCGAAATCTCGATCAAACTCAAGTCTGGGAAAGAGTTCATATTGTATACAGTCTTTCTAAAGATTTGGGTCTTCCTGGTTTTCGAGTTGGTGCTATTTACTCCAACGATCCCGTCGTTGTCTCCGCCGCCATTAAAATGTCCAGTTTCGGCCTCGTTTCTTCTCAAACACAGTATCTACTCTCTGCCATGTTATTCGACAAGAAGTTCACGAAAGAATACATGTCCGAGAACCACAAGAGGCTTCAAAAGCAACAAAAGGACCTGGTTTCAGGCCTGGAAAAAGCCGGCATTAGGTGTTTAGACAGCAATGCCGGGCTGTTCTGTTGGGTCGACATGAGGCACCTTTTGAAGTCCAACACGTTCGAAGCCGAAATGGAGCTGTGGCAGAAAATTGTTTACCATGTTAAAATAAACATTTCGCCTGGTTCTTCATGTCATTGCATTGAACCAGGTTGGTTTCGAGTTTGCTTTGCTAACATGTTGGAAAGCACCCTGAAACTCGCCATCCAACGGTTGAAATCCTTCGTTAGTTCCATCGCCATGAAGTCCCAAAGCCACCAAGAGTTGAAAAGCTTAAGACGAAAAGCCCGCAACAATTGGGTTTCTCGGCTTTCCTTACAATCTTTCTATGATCGGGAACAAGACACTACAACAGAAGTTAGCTTTAGCTACCGACCACATTTCATGTCCTTGTCTAATATTGCAGCCACATTAGATGCGGCTGCCTAA